The Ooceraea biroi isolate clonal line C1 chromosome 11, Obir_v5.4, whole genome shotgun sequence genome includes a region encoding these proteins:
- the LOC113562912 gene encoding protein GVQW3-like, which translates to MLEDDEKSGRPKTGLSEVNIQKVRDFIKENSKSSVRLIEDELEIPKSTVHNILTESLGLRKLNSRFVPHKLTDNQKMYRIEHCKDLIKTALKDSNFLETIVTGEET; encoded by the coding sequence ATGCTTGAGGATGACGAAAAGTCAGGCCGTCCAAAAACTGGACTGAGCGAAGTTAACATCCAAAAAGTGCGTGATTTCATCAAAGAAAACTCGAAATCTTCCGTGAGATTGATTGAAGATGAATTGGAGATTCCAAAATCAACTGTGCACAATATTTTGACCGAGAGTTTAGGCCTTCGTAAATTGAATTCGCGATTTGTTCCCCACAAGTTGACCGACAACCAAAAAATGTATCGAATTGAGCACTGCAAGGACCTCATTAAAACCGCTCTTAAGGACTCAAACTTTCTTGAAACGATCGTTACTGGTGAAGAAACGTAG